The proteins below are encoded in one region of Brevundimonas fontaquae:
- the dnaN gene encoding DNA polymerase III subunit beta: MQLTIERSALLKALGHVQSVVERRNTIPILSNVLLSAGRDRLAFAATDLDMEMVDEAEAQVQVEGQITAPAHTLYEIVRKLPEGAEVSLLYSGDDPRLVVSAGRSRFNLPVLPAGDFPVMSTDSAGASYVLPKEDLARLIDKTRFAVSTEETRYYLNGLYLHTVAEAGIPLLRAVATDGHRLALAETPAPEGAAGGPGVIVPRKTVDQVRRLLDDAGAPVEVTVSAQKIRFQMGEASLTSKVIDGAFPDYLRVIPRGNDKQADIDNALFAKAVDRVATISAEKSRSVKLAFDNDRVKLTVRNMEAGQAEEEVEIGYSDEPFEIGFNARYLLDVAGQITGENAAFRFADPASPTLVLDPGDPGVQYVLMPLRV; encoded by the coding sequence ATGCAGCTGACCATCGAACGATCCGCGCTCCTGAAGGCCCTGGGCCACGTGCAGAGCGTCGTCGAACGTCGAAACACCATTCCGATCCTGTCCAACGTCCTGCTGAGCGCGGGCCGCGACCGGCTGGCCTTCGCCGCCACCGATCTGGACATGGAGATGGTGGATGAGGCCGAGGCCCAGGTTCAGGTCGAGGGTCAGATCACGGCCCCCGCCCACACCCTGTACGAGATCGTGCGCAAGCTGCCGGAAGGCGCCGAGGTCTCATTGCTCTATTCCGGCGACGATCCGCGCCTGGTTGTCTCGGCCGGCCGGTCGCGCTTCAACCTGCCGGTCCTGCCGGCGGGCGACTTCCCCGTGATGTCCACCGACAGCGCCGGGGCCTCTTATGTCCTGCCCAAGGAGGATCTGGCCCGCCTGATCGACAAGACCCGGTTCGCGGTCTCGACCGAGGAGACGCGCTACTATCTGAACGGCCTGTATCTGCACACGGTCGCCGAGGCTGGCATTCCGCTGTTGCGCGCCGTCGCCACCGATGGCCACCGCCTGGCCCTGGCCGAGACCCCGGCGCCCGAGGGCGCGGCTGGCGGCCCCGGCGTCATCGTGCCGCGCAAGACCGTGGATCAGGTTCGTCGCCTGCTGGACGACGCCGGCGCACCCGTAGAGGTCACCGTCTCGGCACAGAAAATCCGCTTCCAGATGGGCGAGGCGTCCCTGACCTCCAAGGTCATCGACGGCGCCTTCCCCGACTATCTGCGCGTCATCCCGCGCGGCAACGACAAGCAGGCCGACATCGACAACGCCCTGTTCGCCAAGGCCGTCGACCGCGTCGCCACCATCTCGGCTGAGAAGAGCCGTTCGGTGAAACTGGCCTTCGACAACGACCGGGTGAAGCTGACCGTGCGCAACATGGAAGCCGGTCAGGCCGAGGAAGAGGTCGAAATCGGCTACTCCGACGAACCGTTCGAGATCGGCTTCAACGCCCGCTATCTGCTGGACGTCGCCGGCCAGATCACGGGCGAAAACGCCGCCTTCCGCTTCGCCGACCCGGCCTCCCCGACCCTGGTGCTCGATCCGGGCGATCCGGGCGTTCAGTATGTGCTGATGCCGCTTCGGGTGTAA
- a CDS encoding methyl-accepting chemotaxis protein, whose protein sequence is MFGLGSKTRRAQQAVEAEIHSLVTAVDRSQAVIQFDLDGTVREANANFLSVIGYDLGEIVGRHHRMFVDPAEAQTPAYAEFWRRLNAGEFVADKFVRYGKGGKRVVIEASYNPILDKDGRPYKVVKFAMDVTAVEQERERRAEIEREAAQVQAAVVAGTAKGLSAMAAGDLSYRIQDEFPGDYAVLRDNFNQAMGALDEAVGVIGTNAGSMQSGAQEISSAAEDLSRRTEQQAASLEETAAALDQITATVRKTAENAQAADGVVTQGRSQAETGGVVVQKAVAAMGEIERSSDQISQIIGVIDEIAFQTNLLALNAGVEAARAGEAGRGFAVVASEVRALAQRSADSAKEIKTLISASSSQVKDGVVLVRQSGEALAGIAGRIEEITTLMSEIRASTQEQAVGLAEVNTAVNQMDQVTQQNAAMVEQSTAASLSLSREAAELAELVGRFETSQVAAKALTPIRQPAVQQMKARVESFARAHAAPARARMAAGGGQAAVAAAQSDWEEF, encoded by the coding sequence ATGTTCGGCCTTGGTTCCAAGACACGCAGAGCGCAGCAGGCGGTGGAGGCGGAGATCCATAGTCTCGTGACCGCGGTGGATCGGTCTCAGGCGGTGATCCAGTTCGACCTGGATGGGACGGTGCGCGAGGCGAACGCGAACTTCCTGTCGGTCATCGGCTATGACCTCGGCGAGATCGTGGGGCGCCATCACCGGATGTTCGTCGATCCGGCTGAGGCGCAGACGCCCGCCTATGCCGAGTTCTGGCGTCGGTTGAACGCCGGCGAGTTCGTCGCCGACAAGTTCGTGCGCTACGGCAAGGGCGGCAAGCGCGTCGTGATCGAGGCGAGCTATAACCCGATCCTCGACAAGGACGGCCGCCCCTACAAGGTGGTCAAGTTCGCCATGGACGTGACTGCGGTCGAGCAGGAGCGCGAACGTCGCGCCGAGATCGAGCGCGAGGCCGCCCAGGTCCAGGCCGCCGTCGTCGCGGGCACGGCCAAGGGCCTGTCGGCCATGGCGGCGGGCGACCTGTCCTATCGCATCCAGGATGAGTTTCCCGGCGACTACGCCGTCCTGCGCGACAACTTCAACCAGGCCATGGGCGCTCTGGACGAGGCGGTCGGGGTGATCGGCACGAACGCCGGGTCGATGCAGTCGGGCGCGCAGGAGATCAGCAGCGCCGCCGAGGACCTGTCGCGCCGCACCGAACAACAGGCCGCCAGCCTGGAGGAAACCGCCGCCGCGCTGGACCAGATCACCGCGACCGTGCGCAAGACCGCCGAGAACGCCCAGGCGGCGGACGGGGTGGTCACCCAGGGACGCAGCCAGGCCGAGACCGGCGGCGTGGTGGTCCAGAAGGCCGTCGCCGCCATGGGCGAGATCGAGCGCTCGTCGGATCAGATCAGCCAGATCATCGGCGTCATCGACGAGATCGCCTTCCAGACCAACCTCCTGGCCCTGAACGCCGGGGTCGAGGCCGCGCGTGCGGGCGAGGCCGGTCGCGGGTTCGCTGTCGTCGCCTCGGAAGTGCGCGCCCTGGCCCAGCGTTCGGCGGACTCGGCCAAGGAGATCAAGACGCTGATCTCGGCAAGCTCCAGCCAGGTCAAGGACGGGGTGGTTCTGGTGCGCCAGTCGGGCGAGGCCTTGGCGGGCATTGCGGGCCGGATCGAGGAGATCACCACCCTGATGAGCGAGATCCGCGCCTCGACCCAGGAGCAGGCGGTGGGTCTGGCCGAGGTCAATACGGCGGTGAACCAGATGGACCAGGTCACCCAGCAGAACGCGGCCATGGTCGAACAGTCGACCGCCGCCAGCCTGAGCCTGAGCCGCGAGGCCGCCGAACTGGCCGAACTGGTCGGCCGCTTCGAGACCAGCCAGGTCGCCGCCAAGGCCCTCACGCCGATCCGTCAGCCCGCCGTCCAGCAGATGAAGGCGCGCGTCGAAAGCTTCGCCCGCGCCCACGCCGCCCCCGCCCGCGCCCGCATGGCCGCCGGCGGCGGACAGGCCGCTGTGGCCGCTGCTCAGTCGGACTGGGAGGAGTTCTGA
- the recF gene encoding DNA replication/repair protein RecF (All proteins in this family for which functions are known are DNA-binding proteins that assist the filamentation of RecA onto DNA for the initiation of recombination or recombinational repair.), which translates to MITSLTLTDFRSYAGARLEMTSGPVVLHGPNGAGKTNLLEAISLLTPGKGLRGATAAEMGRREPGEATGRAWAVMVELDDETRLGTGVQAAGAARRIVRIDGETAQPGRLLDYLRPVWATPEQDRMFSDARAERLKFFDRLVFAADPDHAASVSAYEKALRERLRLLNDAQDGREADPVWLDALEVRLGEAGARASLARVAALHALQAAIDARSDRPFPQADLSLDGGAEQMAEAGAEEDEIAAAIREGLAKARARDGAAGRSLFGPHRTDLTALHREKQRPAAEGSSGEQKALVLNLILAQIARLSDHAARPILLLDEAPAHLDEARRTALFDEITALDLQAFMTGTERDLFAGLEGRAQFVRVAGGALETD; encoded by the coding sequence GTGATCACCTCCCTCACCCTCACCGACTTCCGCTCCTATGCAGGCGCGCGGCTGGAGATGACCTCCGGGCCTGTGGTGCTGCATGGGCCGAACGGGGCGGGAAAAACCAATCTGCTGGAGGCGATCAGCCTGCTGACCCCCGGCAAGGGTCTGCGCGGCGCGACCGCCGCCGAGATGGGCCGGCGCGAGCCGGGCGAGGCGACCGGACGCGCCTGGGCCGTCATGGTCGAACTGGACGACGAGACGCGGCTGGGCACCGGCGTTCAGGCCGCGGGCGCGGCGCGGCGCATCGTGCGGATCGACGGCGAGACGGCCCAGCCCGGGCGGCTGCTCGATTATCTGCGTCCCGTCTGGGCGACGCCGGAACAGGACCGGATGTTCTCGGACGCGCGCGCCGAGCGGCTGAAGTTCTTCGACCGGCTGGTCTTCGCGGCCGATCCCGATCACGCCGCCAGCGTCTCCGCCTACGAAAAGGCTCTTCGCGAGCGGCTGCGCCTGCTGAACGACGCCCAGGACGGCCGTGAGGCCGACCCCGTCTGGCTGGACGCCCTGGAGGTTCGGCTGGGCGAGGCCGGCGCCCGCGCCTCCCTGGCCCGCGTCGCCGCCCTGCACGCGCTTCAGGCCGCCATCGACGCCCGCAGCGATCGGCCCTTCCCGCAGGCCGATCTGAGCCTGGACGGCGGCGCTGAACAAATGGCCGAAGCGGGCGCAGAGGAGGACGAGATCGCCGCCGCCATCCGCGAGGGCCTAGCCAAGGCCCGCGCCCGCGACGGCGCCGCCGGCCGCTCGCTGTTCGGGCCGCACCGCACCGACCTGACCGCGCTTCACCGCGAGAAACAGCGCCCTGCGGCCGAGGGCTCTTCGGGCGAGCAGAAGGCCCTGGTCCTGAACCTGATTTTGGCCCAGATCGCGCGGCTTTCCGATCATGCTGCGCGCCCCATCCTGCTGCTGGACGAAGCCCCCGCCCACCTGGACGAGGCGCGCCGCACGGCCCTGTTCGACGAGATCACGGCGCTGGATCTTCAGGCCTTCATGACCGGGACCGAACGCGACCTGTTCGCCGGTCTGGAAGGCCGCGCCCAGTTTGTCCGCGTGGCCGGCGGCGCGCTGGAAACCGACTAG
- the motA gene encoding flagellar motor stator protein MotA, translated as MFQIIGIVLLFGLVFGSYAISGGKFEVIMHAAPHELMAIGGAGIAAFLISNSLPVIKGAMGGLGKTFAGPKWKKQDYKDLLSLLFQLTKTMKSKGVVALESHIEKPKESTIFQKYPKVLKDHFAVDFICDTLRMMTMNLEDPHQVEDAMEKQLEKHHHEHLENAHALQNLADGLPALGIVAAVLGVIKTMGSITEPPEVLGGMIGGALVGTFMGVFLAYGLVGPFAARLTAIINEEAAYYKIIQSVLVAHLHGNAAQISVEIGRGDIPSSAQPSFGEMEEALNSITAD; from the coding sequence ATGTTCCAGATCATCGGCATCGTGCTGCTGTTCGGCCTCGTCTTCGGCAGCTACGCCATTTCGGGCGGCAAGTTCGAAGTGATCATGCACGCCGCGCCGCACGAGCTGATGGCCATCGGCGGGGCAGGCATCGCCGCCTTCCTGATCTCCAACTCCCTGCCGGTGATCAAGGGGGCCATGGGCGGCCTGGGCAAGACCTTCGCCGGGCCGAAGTGGAAGAAGCAGGACTATAAGGACCTGCTGTCGCTGCTGTTCCAGCTGACCAAGACGATGAAGTCCAAGGGCGTGGTGGCGCTGGAAAGCCATATCGAAAAGCCCAAGGAATCGACCATCTTCCAGAAGTACCCCAAGGTGCTGAAGGACCATTTCGCCGTCGACTTCATCTGCGACACCCTGCGGATGATGACGATGAACCTGGAGGATCCGCACCAGGTCGAGGATGCGATGGAAAAGCAGCTCGAAAAGCACCATCACGAGCATCTGGAAAACGCCCACGCGCTTCAGAACCTGGCCGACGGTCTGCCTGCGCTGGGCATCGTCGCCGCCGTGCTGGGGGTCATCAAGACCATGGGTTCGATCACCGAGCCGCCCGAGGTTCTGGGCGGCATGATCGGCGGCGCCCTGGTCGGCACCTTCATGGGCGTGTTCCTTGCCTATGGTCTAGTGGGCCCGTTCGCGGCGCGCCTGACGGCGATCATCAACGAGGAAGCCGCCTACTATAAGATCATCCAGTCGGTGCTGGTCGCCCACCTGCACGGCAACGCCGCCCAGATTTCGGTCGAGATCGGCCGGGGCGACATCCCGTCGTCGGCGCAGCCGTCGTTTGGCGAGATGGAAGAGGCGCTGAACAGCATCACCGCCGACTGA
- a CDS encoding MarR family winged helix-turn-helix transcriptional regulator, producing the protein MTSSQQPIAPDDLAELHVDQQLCLALQTSSSLITRLYRRLLTPLGLTHPQYLVLIALWEFDRPMTMGDLGDRISMETGSLTPLVKRMEAAGLVTRKRDEHDERRVWVEATAKGNGLRHEILRVRREVVHQLPVTSEQIAALRRLLQDMNEALT; encoded by the coding sequence ATGACGTCGTCGCAACAGCCGATCGCACCGGACGATCTTGCAGAACTGCATGTCGATCAGCAGCTCTGCCTGGCCCTGCAAACCAGCAGCAGCCTCATCACGCGACTTTATCGCAGGCTTCTGACCCCGCTTGGCCTCACCCATCCCCAGTATCTGGTTCTCATCGCCCTGTGGGAGTTCGACAGGCCAATGACGATGGGGGATCTTGGCGACCGCATCTCGATGGAGACGGGATCATTGACGCCGCTGGTCAAGCGCATGGAGGCGGCCGGGCTCGTCACACGCAAACGCGACGAACACGATGAGCGACGGGTCTGGGTCGAGGCGACAGCGAAGGGGAACGGGCTGCGTCACGAAATCCTGCGCGTTCGACGCGAAGTCGTCCACCAACTCCCGGTCACGTCCGAGCAGATCGCCGCGCTAAGGCGTCTCCTGCAAGACATGAACGAGGCTTTGACATAG
- a CDS encoding DUF6491 family protein has product MHRLILSSTALIALSACAPSPGMATASRADAGQCFRPNLVRNFTAPNDQTLYVRTADAGVFQIETPFCRDMTRALSIALEPVAGSSRLCPGDQAALLSPATGPQPCRVRIARKLTTAEIEALPSRDRP; this is encoded by the coding sequence ATGCATCGTCTCATCCTGTCGTCGACGGCCCTCATCGCCTTGTCGGCCTGTGCGCCATCTCCGGGTATGGCGACGGCCAGCCGCGCCGACGCCGGCCAGTGCTTCCGGCCCAATCTGGTGCGTAACTTCACCGCCCCGAACGACCAGACCCTATATGTCCGAACAGCCGACGCCGGGGTGTTCCAGATCGAAACCCCCTTCTGTCGCGACATGACCCGCGCCCTGTCGATCGCGCTGGAACCTGTCGCCGGATCCAGCCGGCTGTGTCCCGGCGATCAGGCCGCCTTGCTCAGCCCGGCGACGGGGCCTCAACCGTGCCGCGTGCGCATCGCCAGGAAGCTGACGACCGCAGAGATCGAGGCCTTGCCGTCTCGCGATCGGCCCTGA
- the gyrB gene encoding DNA topoisomerase (ATP-hydrolyzing) subunit B: MTDPIADLPEYGADSIKVLKGLDAVRKRPGMYIGDTDDGSGLHHMVYEVVDNAIDEALAGHADLVQVILNSDGSVTVTDNGRGIPTGIHEGEGVSAAEVIMTQLHAGGKFDQNSYKVSGGLHGVGVSVVNALSDWLELKIYRDGKAHQMRFERGDTVKSLEVTGDAPIREDTGKPLSGTEVTFFPSVTTFSHIDFDLKTLEHRLRELAFLNSGVVIKLADQRHAEPVEMILHYEGGVEAFVRHLDKSKTPILKDVIVIRGKKEGIELDLALWWNDSYHETMLCFTNNIPQRDGGTHLSAFRASLTRVMGGYIESSGAGKKEKVSVTGEDAREGLTCVLSVKVPDPKFSSQTKDKLVSSEVRPAVESLCSEGLSTWFEEHPVEAKQIVAKIIEAASAREAARKARDLTRRKSALEISSLPGKLADCQERDPAKSELFIVEGDSAGGSAKQARNRENQAVLPLRGKILNVERARFDRMLSSDLIGTLILALGTGIGRDDFNADKLRYHKIILMADADVDGAHIRTLLLTFFYRQMPELITRGHVYIAQPPLYKVSKGKQSRYLKDQAEMDAYLIEEGSSEAELDLSTGERRLGLDLQSLVREAKAFSASVDRLSQRAPAFAIEQAALAGLFADNADMATASAAAAVRLNLYAEEGDGEWTGAPGEQGAVVFTRTRRAVQETIVLEEALIRSLDARRLAERAGAFDGVFSAPAVYRRKDKSTTIRGPLDLLTAVLDAGKKGLSIQRYKGLGEMNPEQLWETTLDVNARTLLQVSVEHEEDANDLFAKLMGDVVEPRREFIQDNALDAAVDV, translated from the coding sequence ATGACCGATCCGATTGCCGACCTGCCCGAATACGGCGCCGATTCCATCAAGGTTCTCAAAGGCCTGGACGCCGTGCGCAAACGCCCCGGCATGTATATCGGCGACACCGACGACGGCTCGGGCCTGCACCACATGGTCTATGAGGTGGTCGATAACGCCATCGACGAGGCCCTGGCCGGCCACGCCGACCTGGTCCAGGTCATCCTGAACAGCGACGGCTCGGTCACTGTGACCGACAACGGCCGCGGCATTCCCACCGGCATCCACGAAGGCGAAGGCGTCTCGGCGGCCGAAGTCATCATGACCCAGCTGCACGCCGGCGGTAAGTTCGACCAGAACTCCTACAAGGTGTCCGGCGGTCTGCACGGCGTGGGCGTGTCCGTGGTCAACGCCCTGTCCGACTGGCTGGAGCTGAAGATCTATCGCGACGGCAAGGCTCACCAGATGCGCTTCGAGCGCGGCGACACGGTCAAGTCGCTGGAAGTCACCGGCGACGCCCCCATTCGCGAGGACACCGGCAAGCCGCTGAGCGGCACCGAGGTCACCTTCTTCCCGTCCGTCACCACCTTCAGCCACATCGATTTCGACCTGAAGACGCTGGAACACCGCCTGCGCGAACTGGCCTTCCTGAACTCGGGCGTGGTCATCAAGCTGGCCGACCAGCGCCACGCCGAGCCGGTCGAGATGATCCTGCACTACGAGGGCGGAGTCGAAGCCTTCGTGCGCCACCTCGACAAGTCCAAGACGCCGATTCTGAAGGACGTCATCGTCATTCGCGGCAAGAAGGAAGGGATCGAGCTGGATCTAGCCCTGTGGTGGAACGACAGCTACCACGAGACCATGCTGTGCTTCACCAACAACATCCCCCAGCGGGATGGAGGCACCCACCTGTCGGCCTTCCGCGCCAGCCTGACGCGCGTCATGGGCGGCTATATCGAGAGCTCGGGCGCCGGCAAGAAGGAGAAGGTCTCCGTCACCGGCGAGGATGCGCGCGAGGGTCTGACCTGCGTCCTGTCGGTCAAGGTGCCGGATCCCAAGTTCAGCTCGCAAACCAAGGACAAGCTGGTCTCCTCCGAAGTGCGTCCGGCCGTCGAAAGCCTGTGCTCGGAAGGCCTTTCGACCTGGTTCGAGGAGCATCCGGTCGAGGCCAAGCAGATCGTGGCCAAGATCATCGAGGCGGCTTCGGCCCGTGAGGCCGCCCGCAAGGCCCGCGACCTGACCCGGCGCAAGTCCGCGCTGGAAATCTCGAGCCTGCCGGGCAAGCTGGCCGACTGCCAGGAGCGCGATCCCGCCAAGTCCGAACTCTTCATCGTCGAGGGCGATTCCGCCGGCGGCTCGGCCAAACAGGCGCGCAACCGCGAGAACCAGGCCGTCCTGCCCCTGCGCGGCAAGATCCTGAACGTCGAGCGCGCGCGTTTTGACCGGATGCTGTCGTCGGACCTGATCGGCACGCTGATCCTGGCGCTCGGCACCGGCATCGGCCGCGACGACTTCAACGCCGACAAGCTGCGCTATCACAAGATCATCCTGATGGCGGACGCCGACGTCGACGGCGCCCACATCCGCACCCTGCTGCTGACCTTCTTCTATCGTCAGATGCCCGAGCTGATCACGCGCGGCCACGTCTATATCGCCCAGCCGCCTCTCTATAAGGTCTCCAAGGGCAAGCAGTCGCGCTACCTGAAGGATCAGGCCGAGATGGACGCCTATCTGATCGAGGAAGGTTCGTCAGAGGCCGAGCTGGATCTGTCCACGGGCGAGCGTCGCCTGGGGCTGGACCTGCAATCGCTGGTGCGCGAGGCCAAGGCCTTCAGCGCCAGCGTCGATCGCCTCAGCCAGCGCGCCCCCGCCTTCGCCATCGAACAGGCGGCGCTCGCCGGCCTGTTCGCCGACAACGCCGACATGGCGACCGCCTCGGCCGCCGCCGCCGTGCGCCTGAACCTCTATGCTGAAGAGGGCGATGGCGAGTGGACGGGCGCGCCGGGCGAACAGGGCGCCGTGGTCTTCACCCGCACCCGTCGCGCGGTGCAGGAGACGATCGTGCTGGAAGAGGCCCTGATCCGTTCGCTGGACGCCCGGCGTTTAGCCGAACGCGCCGGCGCCTTCGACGGCGTTTTCAGCGCCCCGGCCGTCTACCGCCGCAAGGACAAGTCCACGACCATTCGCGGTCCGCTGGACCTGCTGACCGCCGTGCTGGACGCCGGCAAGAAGGGCCTGTCGATCCAGCGCTACAAGGGCTTGGGCGAGATGAACCCCGAGCAGTTGTGGGAGACGACGCTGGACGTCAACGCCCGCACCTTGCTGCAGGTCTCGGTCGAGCACGAGGAAGACGCCAACGACCTGTTCGCCAAGCTGATGGGCGACGTCGTCGAACCCCGCCGCGAGTTCATCCAGGACAACGCCCTGGACGCCGCCGTCGACGTCTGA
- the mnmC gene encoding FAD-dependent 5-carboxymethylaminomethyl-2-thiouridine(34) oxidoreductase MnmC: MTPDDDASPLLTWTEEGEPRSGRFGDVYFSRDDGLAETRAVFLEGCGLPDAWMGRDHFTVAELGFGTGLNIAALLDLWRRTRPEGGRLHIFSIEGFPLTAAEAARALGAWPELTEAAEALIANWPAATPGFHRVDLPDFDAVLDLAVGDAAWALEQWSGSADAWFLDGFSPALNPGMWSPEVMALIAERSAPGARLATFTVAGAVRRGLAEQGFVVEKRPGHGRKRERLEAHLPSAFEPSPPSSVAVIGAGIAGASMVRALKAQGVRAMVFEGERPGAGGSGFPAALVTPRLDAGDHGIAALHAQALERAGHLYASIPDAVTGDGVLQLPQAPRDAARFEKIARQPIWNDDDMAVLDEAAASAVAGEATGQGGLLMKGAFALRPAAVLSSWLADAEMRSERVIRLERADGRWRLIGEADVVLGEVDAVVLAAGWGSAALLDGFDQTPRLSPVRGQADWIDGDVTIHPMAWGGYAVPTGQGVLFGATHDRGHTDTAPREDDSARNLATLEARLPELAKRIAAAGPAQNRAAVRATTPDRLPLAGPLDDGLYVLGGLGSRGFCVAPLLGEHVAAVILGQPSPLPRDLAARVSPRRPAVLTDGLA; encoded by the coding sequence ATGACGCCTGATGACGACGCCTCGCCCCTGCTGACCTGGACCGAAGAGGGCGAGCCGCGCTCCGGCCGGTTCGGCGACGTCTATTTTTCGCGAGACGACGGGTTGGCTGAAACGCGGGCGGTGTTTCTGGAAGGTTGCGGCCTGCCGGACGCCTGGATGGGACGGGATCATTTCACGGTGGCCGAGCTGGGGTTCGGCACGGGGTTGAACATCGCCGCCCTGCTGGATCTGTGGCGACGGACGCGGCCCGAGGGCGGGCGGCTGCACATCTTTTCTATCGAGGGGTTTCCGCTGACGGCGGCGGAAGCGGCGCGGGCGCTGGGCGCCTGGCCCGAACTGACGGAGGCGGCCGAGGCCTTGATCGCAAACTGGCCGGCCGCGACGCCGGGCTTTCACCGGGTGGACCTGCCGGACTTCGACGCCGTGCTGGACCTGGCGGTGGGCGATGCGGCCTGGGCGCTGGAGCAGTGGTCGGGATCGGCGGACGCCTGGTTCCTGGACGGTTTCTCGCCGGCGCTGAACCCGGGCATGTGGTCGCCCGAAGTGATGGCCTTGATCGCCGAGCGCTCGGCGCCGGGCGCGCGCCTGGCCACCTTCACCGTCGCCGGGGCCGTGCGGCGGGGCCTGGCCGAGCAGGGTTTCGTCGTCGAGAAGCGCCCCGGCCATGGCCGCAAGCGCGAGCGGCTTGAGGCCCATCTGCCCTCGGCTTTCGAGCCGTCGCCGCCGTCCAGCGTCGCCGTGATCGGCGCGGGCATCGCCGGCGCATCGATGGTGCGGGCCCTGAAGGCGCAGGGCGTCCGGGCGATGGTGTTCGAGGGCGAGCGCCCCGGCGCGGGCGGCTCTGGCTTTCCGGCGGCCCTGGTTACACCGCGTCTGGATGCCGGCGATCACGGCATCGCCGCCCTGCACGCCCAGGCGCTGGAGCGGGCGGGGCATCTGTATGCCTCGATCCCGGACGCCGTAACGGGCGACGGCGTGCTGCAACTACCCCAGGCGCCGCGCGATGCGGCCCGGTTTGAAAAGATCGCTCGCCAGCCGATCTGGAATGACGATGACATGGCGGTGCTGGACGAAGCGGCGGCTTCAGCCGTCGCCGGCGAAGCGACGGGGCAGGGCGGTCTGCTGATGAAGGGGGCATTCGCGCTACGCCCTGCGGCCGTGCTCTCGAGTTGGCTGGCGGACGCGGAGATGCGCTCTGAGCGCGTGATACGGCTGGAGCGCGCCGACGGCCGCTGGCGCTTGATTGGCGAAGCCGACGTCGTGCTGGGTGAGGTCGATGCGGTGGTTCTCGCCGCCGGCTGGGGATCGGCCGCTCTGCTGGACGGGTTCGACCAGACGCCGCGCCTGTCGCCCGTTCGGGGCCAGGCGGACTGGATCGACGGGGACGTGACCATCCACCCCATGGCCTGGGGCGGCTATGCGGTTCCGACGGGCCAAGGGGTACTGTTCGGCGCGACCCATGATCGGGGCCACACCGACACGGCGCCGCGCGAGGACGACAGCGCACGAAATCTGGCGACCTTGGAAGCGCGCCTGCCAGAGTTGGCCAAGCGCATCGCGGCGGCCGGGCCGGCGCAGAATCGGGCTGCAGTCCGCGCTACGACGCCGGATCGCCTGCCTTTGGCGGGCCCTCTCGATGACGGCCTCTATGTGCTCGGCGGTCTGGGGTCGCGCGGCTTTTGCGTCGCGCCCTTGCTGGGCGAGCATGTCGCCGCCGTCATCCTTGGTCAGCCCTCGCCCCTGCCCCGCGATCTGGCGGCGCGCGTGTCGCCCCGGCGGCCTGCGGTTCTGACAGACGGCCTTGCATAG